A single Brachionichthys hirsutus isolate HB-005 chromosome 17, CSIRO-AGI_Bhir_v1, whole genome shotgun sequence DNA region contains:
- the clrn2 gene encoding clarin-2, which produces MPSLWKRITFSVASVLSIGSVVLLVMALSTERWVTGRILCKTGAEIVNASHPELEQFIGDIYYGLFQGGKTKRCGLGKRRSEIYIFPKLVRTLNGGLHMMVILFLLVAAGFALVSVSFCIYNARKVPYQSIKGHRGLYLWNVIAALFGALAVLCFLAAMKHHSLTERVANYRENLFVLLVLDDSLDWSFWLGVGSVGTHFAICGVVAMSRIKLPKPEIKKPEEPTISSLDLLY; this is translated from the exons ATGCCTTCGCTGTGGAAACGGATAACGTTCTCTGTGGCCTCCGTGCTCAGCATCGGCTCGGTCGTCCTCTTGGTGATGGCCCTGTCCACAGAAAGGTGGGTCACTGGGCGGATCCTGTGTAAAACCGGCGCGGAGATAGTGAACGCGTCCCATCCAGAGCTGGAGCAGTTCATCGGTGACATTTACTACGGTTTGTTCCAGGGAGGGAAAACCAAGAGGTGTGGGCTCGGCAAAAGGCGCTCCGAAATATACA TTTTCCCGAAGCTTGTTCGGACGTTGAACGGAGGTCTTCACATGATGGTGATCCTCTTCTTGCTGGTGGCCGCAGGGTTTGCATTGGTCAGTGTGTCTTTCTGCATTTACAATGCACGCAAGGTTCCTTACCAGAGCATCAAGGGACACAGAGGACTCTACCTGTGGAACGTCATTGCTG CTCTTTTTGGCGCCCTGGCTGTGCTGTGTTTCCTGGCAGCCATGAAACACCACAGTCTAACCGAGCGGGTGGCCAACTATCGCGAGAACCTCTTTGTGCTCTTGGTCCTGGACGACAGCCTGGACTGGTCCTTCTGGCTGGGCGTCGGCAGTGTTGGGACTCACTTTGCCATCTGCGGGGTGGTGGCCATGAGCCGCATCAAACTACCTAAACCTGAGATCAAGAAACCTGAAGAACCCACTATCTCATCTCTGGACCTGCTCTACTGA